A region of Dehalococcoidia bacterium DNA encodes the following proteins:
- a CDS encoding helix-turn-helix domain-containing protein has translation MATKATRERRKGSKETQASRWLPLREACRLLGVNESTLRRWADAGYVRCFRTLGGHRRFAEEDLRALIEGRVSQGETPAQELGQLALSRIRRRLQRGKARTAEWYLQLPGEAREALKPLGRRLVEILGQYMSNKAQADRLVREGREIGVQYARQLKETGLSIKGALEALVFFRKGLEDAAADLAHRHGLRGEEVAQLWDFVSNLSDQVLLAVGEAYSD, from the coding sequence ATGGCTACTAAGGCAACCCGTGAGAGGAGGAAAGGTTCCAAGGAGACACAGGCCAGCCGCTGGCTCCCCCTGCGGGAGGCCTGCCGCCTCCTGGGGGTAAACGAGTCCACCCTGCGGCGGTGGGCGGATGCCGGGTATGTGCGGTGTTTTCGCACCCTGGGGGGGCATCGGCGGTTCGCCGAGGAGGACCTGCGGGCCCTTATCGAGGGAAGGGTGAGCCAAGGGGAGACGCCAGCCCAGGAGCTGGGCCAGCTAGCCCTGAGCCGCATCCGGCGGCGGCTCCAGCGTGGAAAGGCCCGCACCGCCGAGTGGTATCTGCAGCTACCTGGGGAGGCCAGGGAGGCCCTAAAGCCCTTGGGCCGCAGGCTGGTGGAGATCCTGGGGCAATACATGAGCAACAAGGCGCAAGCCGATAGGCTAGTGCGGGAAGGGCGCGAGATAGGTGTCCAGTACGCTCGCCAGCTGAAGGAGACAGGCCTATCCATCAAGGGAGCCTTGGAGGCCCTGGTCTTCTTCCGCAAGGGGCTGGAGGACGCGGCAGCAGACCTAGCACACCGGCATGGCCTGAGGGGCGAAGAAGTAGCCCAGCTATGGGATTTCGTCTCCAACCTCAGCGACCAGGTCTTGTTGGCGGTAGGCGAGGCCTATAGCGACTGA
- a CDS encoding bifunctional precorrin-2 dehydrogenase/sirohydrochlorin ferrochelatase, translated as MRRYYPVFLDLRGRPVVVIGGGQVALGKVQGLLDAEAQVTVVSPELHPTLAQLAQEGKIRHLARPYMPGDLRGYALAFVATDDRSINAQVAQEGRKLGVWVNAVDDPANCDFIMPAVVRKGGITVAISTGGGSPAMARKLREELERFLSDELASMLELAAQVRQHLREKGIFVDAETWNRALDRELLELLKRGLREEARTRLLTTLLGQKGKD; from the coding sequence GTGCGGCGTTACTATCCCGTCTTCCTGGACCTGCGGGGCCGGCCAGTGGTGGTCATCGGCGGCGGGCAGGTGGCCCTAGGCAAGGTACAAGGCCTGCTAGATGCCGAGGCCCAGGTGACGGTGGTGAGCCCAGAGCTGCACCCCACGCTGGCGCAGCTAGCGCAGGAGGGCAAGATAAGGCACCTTGCCCGACCATACATGCCCGGTGACCTACGTGGCTACGCCTTGGCTTTCGTGGCCACCGATGACCGCTCCATCAACGCCCAGGTGGCCCAAGAGGGGCGGAAGTTGGGCGTTTGGGTCAACGCCGTAGATGACCCCGCCAACTGCGACTTCATTATGCCAGCGGTGGTCCGCAAGGGTGGCATCACAGTGGCCATATCCACCGGCGGTGGCAGCCCAGCAATGGCACGAAAGCTGCGGGAGGAGTTGGAGCGATTCCTGAGCGATGAGTTGGCGTCCATGCTGGAGCTGGCTGCGCAGGTGCGCCAGCACCTGCGCGAAAAAGGCATCTTCGTGGACGCTGAGACCTGGAACCGCGCTCTGGACCGGGAGCTCTTAGAGTTGCTCAAGCGCGGCCTGCGAGAGGAGGCTAGGACCAGGCTTCTCACCACCCTCCTGGGCCAGAAAGGGAAGGACTGA
- the hemA gene encoding glutamyl-tRNA reductase: protein MGVPVLVMVGISYHTSPVEERERLSFIPSQVVPALRQVREAIGSAVILSTCYRTELYTSLRHREVGHQLPNLLMDLKGAKIPPSHFYMRQQEEAVRHLFRVAAGLDSPALGESQIQGQVREALALAAKAQSLDGVLSRLFHHALAVGKRVRRETELGRWAGSVSRLAALAATKVLGGLGRATVLVVSAGAMGKLTARTLKGFGAGRVLVTSRTYERALTLAQAIGAEAVPMDHLKGALAQADVVITATSAPGFVIDKGLVEEAMAHRPRRPLLIVDIAIPRDVHPDVAHIPLVRLLDIDDLEEVLEMDSRHRQALGQAEAIVEEEVQRFLAWYDRLDVTPIIARLRHRAEEVTRKELERTLRRMPHLSPQDRQRVEAMATAITKKLLHHPICYLKRNAEAAAAVVELFGLDGEERQG, encoded by the coding sequence GTGGGCGTTCCTGTCCTAGTGATGGTGGGCATAAGCTACCACACCTCTCCCGTGGAGGAGAGGGAGCGCCTCTCCTTCATCCCATCGCAGGTCGTCCCCGCCCTACGACAGGTGAGGGAAGCCATAGGGTCGGCGGTCATCCTCTCCACCTGCTACCGCACTGAGCTCTACACCTCCCTCAGACACCGCGAAGTGGGGCACCAGCTACCAAACCTGCTGATGGACCTAAAAGGGGCGAAGATCCCCCCATCCCACTTTTACATGCGGCAACAAGAGGAAGCAGTGCGCCACCTCTTCCGGGTGGCAGCGGGCCTGGACTCCCCCGCCCTAGGGGAGTCGCAGATCCAGGGCCAGGTGCGGGAGGCCCTGGCCCTGGCCGCCAAGGCCCAATCCCTCGATGGCGTGCTCTCGCGTCTGTTCCATCACGCCCTGGCTGTGGGGAAGCGGGTGCGAAGGGAGACGGAGCTAGGACGGTGGGCGGGCTCTGTGAGCCGATTGGCCGCCCTAGCCGCGACAAAGGTGCTGGGAGGGCTTGGCAGGGCCACCGTCCTGGTGGTGAGCGCAGGAGCCATGGGCAAGCTGACGGCCCGCACCCTGAAAGGCTTCGGGGCAGGAAGGGTACTGGTCACCAGCCGTACCTACGAGCGGGCCCTAACCTTGGCCCAGGCCATCGGCGCAGAGGCAGTGCCCATGGACCATCTCAAGGGGGCCTTGGCGCAGGCCGACGTTGTGATCACCGCTACCAGCGCCCCTGGCTTCGTCATAGACAAAGGGCTGGTGGAGGAGGCCATGGCCCACCGGCCCCGACGTCCCCTCCTCATTGTGGACATCGCCATTCCTAGGGACGTGCACCCTGATGTAGCGCACATCCCCCTGGTACGCCTACTGGACATCGACGACCTGGAAGAGGTCTTGGAGATGGATAGCCGCCATAGGCAGGCGCTGGGGCAGGCAGAGGCCATAGTGGAAGAGGAAGTCCAGCGCTTCTTGGCCTGGTACGATAGGCTGGACGTGACTCCCATCATCGCCCGTCTACGCCATCGGGCGGAGGAAGTCACCAGGAAGGAGCTAGAGCGCACCTTGCGGCGCATGCCCCACCTCTCCCCCCAGGACCGTCAGCGAGTGGAGGCTATGGCCACGGCCATCACCAAGAAGCTCCTCCACCACCCCATCTGCTACCTGAAGCGCAACGCGGAGGCCGCGGCGGCCGTGGTGGAGCTCTTTGGGCTGGATGGGGAGGAGCGGCAGGGGTAG